One Mycolicibacterium parafortuitum DNA segment encodes these proteins:
- a CDS encoding 2-oxo-4-hydroxy-4-carboxy-5-ureidoimidazoline decarboxylase, producing the protein MLLHQGIGLEAFNALPTRRAVHAVFECCYSVPLAADLCRARPFASHEDLFRCADELLFGLSEESIDSILQAYPDVGRRPGSEKSQAEQCAIADKRPEIMAELASASKDYLDRFGFGFVMYINGYCADDVLATMRDRMHNEFETERKVVRNELARINRTRLERMLGPEGGYDNW; encoded by the coding sequence GTGCTGCTGCATCAGGGGATCGGGTTGGAGGCGTTCAACGCGCTGCCCACGCGGCGCGCGGTACACGCGGTGTTCGAGTGCTGCTACAGCGTGCCGCTGGCCGCCGACCTGTGCCGGGCCCGCCCGTTCGCCAGCCACGAGGACCTGTTCCGGTGCGCCGACGAGCTACTCTTCGGACTTTCCGAGGAGTCGATCGACTCGATCCTGCAGGCCTATCCGGATGTCGGCCGCCGCCCCGGCAGTGAGAAGTCGCAGGCCGAACAGTGCGCGATCGCCGACAAGCGGCCCGAGATCATGGCCGAACTGGCCTCGGCGTCGAAGGACTATCTGGACCGATTCGGGTTCGGCTTCGTCATGTACATCAACGGTTACTGCGCCGACGACGTGCTGGCCACCATGCGCGACCGCATGCACAACGAGTTCGAGACCGAACGCAAGGTGGTGCGCAACGAGCTCGCGCGGATCAACCGGACCCGGCTGGAGCGCATGCTCGGACCCGAGGGCGGTTACGACAACTGGTGA
- a CDS encoding inorganic diphosphatase, with product MQFDVLIEIQKGSRNKYEVDHESGKVKLDRYLFTSFGYPTDYGYIEDTLGEDGDPLDALVLLPEPVFPGCIVEARPVGMFRMEDEKGGDDKVLCVLADPRWDHIQDIGDVNQFELDAIKHFFVHYKDLEPGKFVKAADWVGREDAEAEINRSIERFKAEGH from the coding sequence GTGCAGTTCGACGTCCTGATCGAGATCCAGAAGGGTTCCCGTAACAAGTACGAGGTGGACCACGAGAGCGGCAAGGTCAAGCTGGACCGCTACCTGTTCACGTCGTTCGGCTACCCGACGGACTACGGCTACATCGAGGACACCCTCGGCGAGGACGGCGATCCGCTGGATGCGCTGGTGCTGCTGCCCGAGCCGGTGTTCCCCGGCTGCATCGTCGAGGCGCGCCCGGTCGGCATGTTCCGGATGGAGGACGAGAAGGGCGGCGACGACAAGGTGCTGTGTGTGCTCGCCGACCCGCGCTGGGACCACATCCAGGACATCGGCGATGTGAACCAGTTCGAGCTCGACGCGATCAAGCACTTCTTCGTGCACTACAAGGACCTCGAGCCCGGCAAGTTCGTCAAGGCGGCCGACTGGGTGGGCCGCGAGGACGCCGAGGCCGAGATCAACCGCTCGATCGAGCGCTTCAAGGCCGAGGGCCACTAG
- the dacB gene encoding D-alanyl-D-alanine carboxypeptidase/D-alanyl-D-alanine endopeptidase, which translates to MRPTRWRRSTYVAVGAAVLLLVVLVVAAAALVANRQSGEQIAIPALPAPATADPGVVPVSDSADMPTRTGLADALRAVAADPNLGTFTGRITDALTGEQLWAQGADVPMQPASTNKVLTAAAALLTLDRDARLTTRVVSTSPGVVVLVGGGDQTLSAARRGEQTWYRDAARISDLADQVRRSGVDVKSVQVDVSAYSGPTMAPGWDPLDIDGGDIAPMEAVMLDAGRTQPVSVESRRSRTPALDAGRALAVALRVDPDKVTVLPPGRATVTGTEIASVQSAPLMERLRQMMHSSDNVMAESIGREVAEALGRPRSFAGAADAVLQSLRDAGIDTTGARLFDNSGLSVDDRITAETLDEIVQAAAGEGTPKLRPLVDLLAIAGGSGTMSNRYHDTEPGKAALGYLRAKTGSLTGTNTLAGIVTDRSGRVLTFALMSNNAGPTGRTSLDAFAATLRSCGCR; encoded by the coding sequence ATGCGGCCCACCAGGTGGCGGCGGTCGACGTATGTCGCGGTGGGGGCGGCCGTTCTACTGCTGGTGGTGCTCGTCGTGGCCGCGGCCGCACTGGTGGCGAACCGGCAGTCCGGCGAGCAGATCGCGATTCCGGCGCTTCCGGCTCCGGCCACCGCCGACCCCGGGGTGGTCCCGGTGTCCGATTCCGCCGACATGCCCACCCGCACGGGTCTGGCCGACGCGCTGCGCGCGGTCGCAGCCGACCCCAACCTCGGCACGTTCACCGGCCGCATCACCGACGCGCTGACCGGGGAGCAGCTGTGGGCCCAGGGCGCCGACGTGCCGATGCAGCCCGCGTCGACGAACAAGGTGCTCACCGCCGCGGCCGCGCTGCTGACGCTGGACCGCGACGCCCGGCTGACGACGCGGGTGGTGTCTACGTCGCCGGGGGTCGTCGTGCTGGTCGGCGGCGGTGACCAGACGCTGTCGGCGGCGCGCCGCGGGGAGCAGACCTGGTACCGCGACGCGGCGCGGATCTCGGATCTGGCCGACCAGGTGCGGCGCAGCGGGGTGGACGTGAAATCCGTCCAGGTCGACGTCAGCGCCTACTCCGGGCCGACGATGGCGCCGGGCTGGGATCCCCTCGACATCGACGGCGGCGACATCGCCCCGATGGAGGCGGTCATGCTCGACGCCGGGCGCACCCAGCCGGTCAGCGTGGAATCGCGCCGGTCACGCACCCCGGCGCTGGACGCGGGCCGCGCACTCGCCGTGGCCCTGCGCGTCGATCCCGACAAGGTGACGGTGCTGCCGCCGGGCCGTGCCACGGTCACCGGTACCGAGATCGCGTCGGTGCAGTCGGCACCGCTGATGGAGCGGCTGCGCCAGATGATGCACTCCTCGGACAACGTGATGGCCGAATCCATCGGCCGCGAGGTCGCCGAGGCGCTGGGGCGGCCCAGGAGTTTCGCCGGCGCCGCCGACGCGGTGCTGCAGAGCCTGCGCGACGCGGGCATCGACACCACCGGCGCGCGCCTGTTCGACAACAGCGGACTGTCCGTGGACGACCGGATCACCGCCGAGACGCTCGACGAGATCGTGCAGGCCGCGGCGGGGGAGGGCACGCCGAAGCTGCGGCCCCTGGTCGACCTGCTGGCCATCGCCGGCGGCAGCGGCACGATGTCGAACCGGTACCACGACACCGAACCGGGTAAGGCGGCGCTCGGATATCTGCGGGCCAAGACCGGGTCACTGACCGGAACCAACACCCTTGCCGGCATCGTCACCGACCGCAGCGGACGGGTCCTGACCTTCGCGCTGATGTCCAACAACGCCGGCCCGACGGGGCGGACGTCGCTGGACGCGTTCGCCGCCACCCTTCGATCCTGCGGATGCCGATGA